In a single window of the Methanofollis ethanolicus genome:
- the fen gene encoding flap endonuclease-1 translates to MGVALRDILGEFCQEMELDDVRGAVGIDAFNALYQFLTIIRQPDGTPLMDAEGRVTSHLSGLFFRNINFLEKGIRPVYVFDGAPPELKSTTVEKRREVREAAGVRWQEAIACGDTVEAYKQARASTRIDDAMIASGRRLLEFMGIPWVQAPSEGEAQAAYMAQKGDVSTAASQDYDSLLFGAPRLLRNLTISGKRKMRGRQVTVRPESVSLAAVLDGLGLTREGLVEVGILVGTDFNPGIRGVGAKTALKIVKKGGFAETIREKAPDFDPEPVRSFFLDPPTTDDYHLAWKSPDREGITAMLCGEYSFSEDRVEAALDRLGKTAGQKTLDAWF, encoded by the coding sequence ATGGGCGTTGCATTACGTGATATACTTGGCGAGTTCTGTCAGGAGATGGAGCTTGACGACGTGCGGGGCGCGGTCGGCATCGATGCCTTCAATGCGCTGTACCAGTTCCTGACCATCATCAGGCAGCCTGACGGAACCCCCCTGATGGACGCGGAAGGACGGGTCACCTCCCACCTCTCGGGCCTGTTTTTCCGGAATATCAACTTCCTGGAGAAGGGGATACGCCCGGTCTATGTCTTTGACGGCGCACCTCCCGAACTGAAGAGTACGACGGTCGAGAAGCGCCGAGAGGTGCGTGAGGCGGCAGGCGTCAGGTGGCAGGAGGCCATTGCATGCGGCGACACCGTGGAAGCCTACAAGCAGGCGCGCGCCTCGACACGGATCGATGACGCGATGATCGCGTCCGGTCGGCGTCTCCTTGAGTTCATGGGCATCCCCTGGGTCCAGGCGCCGAGCGAGGGCGAGGCCCAGGCGGCATACATGGCGCAAAAGGGCGACGTCTCGACGGCGGCCTCGCAGGACTACGACTCGCTCCTCTTCGGGGCGCCGCGTCTCCTGCGGAACCTGACGATCTCGGGGAAGAGGAAGATGCGGGGGCGGCAGGTGACGGTGCGCCCGGAGTCGGTCTCCCTTGCGGCGGTGCTCGACGGTCTCGGCCTCACGCGCGAGGGACTGGTGGAGGTCGGGATCCTGGTGGGGACCGACTTCAACCCCGGCATCAGGGGGGTGGGGGCGAAGACGGCCCTGAAGATCGTGAAGAAGGGCGGTTTCGCGGAGACGATCCGGGAGAAGGCCCCGGACTTCGACCCCGAGCCGGTGCGCTCGTTCTTCCTCGACCCTCCCACCACCGACGACTATCACCTCGCCTGGAAGAGTCCGGACAGGGAGGGGATCACGGCTATGCTCTGTGGCGAGTATTCCTTCTCAGAGGACCGGGTCGAGGCGGCCCTCGACCGCCTCGGGAAGACGGCGGGACAGAAGACGCTCGACGCGTGGTTCTGA